Within Solea senegalensis isolate Sse05_10M unplaced genomic scaffold, IFAPA_SoseM_1 scf7180000014705, whole genome shotgun sequence, the genomic segment CTCTTAGCAGCGACCTTCTTGGGGCTCTTGGCTGCCTTCTTGGCTGCCTTCttggccgccgccgccgctggtTTCTTTGCCTTCTTCGGGGACTTCTTAGCGGCCGCTGGCTTCTTGGCTGCGGGCTTTGCCTTCTTGGCGGCTACGGCTTTCTTAGCGGCGGGCTTCTTGGCCTTAGGAGCGACCTTCTTGGCCGGCTTGGCGGCCTTAGGCTCGGCCTTCTGCTTGTTCAGCTTGAAAGAACCGGAGGCTCCGCTTCCCTTGGGCTGAGCCAGAGTCCCGTTAGCGACCAGAGCCTTCACGGCGGTCTTCACGCGGCTGTTGTTCTTCTCCACATCGTATCCTTCGGCGAACAGAGCCTTCTTCAGGGCTGCCAGAGACACGCCGCTGCGTTCCTTGGACGCGGTCACGGTTGCGATGATCAGCTCGCGGACGTTGGGTCCGGCCTTCGCGGGCTTGCTTGCCTTCTTCTTGGGGGCTTTGGCTGGAGCCTTGGCCGGAGCCGCGGCGGGGGCTGGTGCTTCTTCTGCCATGTTTAGTGTTCGCTGATGAGAAGTCAGAGTCAACTGATTTCATTTGAGTAGG encodes:
- the LOC122761388 gene encoding histone H1-like, encoding MAEEAPAPAAAPAKAPAKAPKKKASKPAKAGPNVRELIIATVTASKERSGVSLAALKKALFAEGYDVEKNNSRVKTAVKALVANGTLAQPKGSGASGSFKLNKQKAEPKAAKPAKKVAPKAKKPAAKKAVAAKKAKPAAKKPAAAKKSPKKAKKPAAAAAKKAAKKAAKSPKKVAAKSPKKVTKKAAAPKKSPAKKAAKPKAAKKTAAKKK